One region of Olleya sp. Hel_I_94 genomic DNA includes:
- a CDS encoding metallophosphoesterase family protein, which translates to MDKTINNIGTLSGKVLLFGGVYSNLQALEALKAIAEQQNIAPENCICTGDVVGYCAQPEETVQLLKIWNAKSILGNVEIQLTEGEADCGCDFTEGSRCDGFSKLWYPYAQSKLSKNSIAYLATFPDHIYFNYANKKVTVVHGDYFNVSEFVFKSTDWNIKAKTIDATKSDVIIAGHCGLPFSHEQDNKLWLNPGVIGMPANDGTPQVWYAILEEINGEMKFTHHTLDYNYKLTNSLMKNGLLPEEYARTIITGIWDNTEILPAIESGLQGFGLNL; encoded by the coding sequence ATGGATAAAACAATAAATAATATAGGCACATTATCTGGTAAAGTCTTACTTTTTGGAGGCGTTTACAGTAATCTTCAAGCCTTAGAAGCACTTAAAGCTATTGCTGAACAGCAAAATATAGCTCCAGAGAACTGTATTTGCACAGGAGACGTTGTTGGCTATTGCGCACAACCAGAAGAAACGGTTCAGCTTTTAAAAATCTGGAATGCTAAAAGCATTTTAGGTAATGTAGAAATCCAATTAACTGAAGGTGAAGCAGATTGTGGTTGCGATTTTACAGAAGGCTCACGATGTGATGGATTTTCTAAACTTTGGTATCCTTATGCACAAAGCAAACTAAGTAAAAACTCGATAGCGTATTTAGCAACGTTTCCGGATCATATCTATTTTAATTATGCTAATAAAAAAGTAACCGTTGTCCATGGTGATTATTTTAATGTATCAGAATTTGTTTTTAAATCTACAGACTGGAATATTAAGGCAAAAACGATAGACGCAACCAAAAGCGATGTTATTATTGCTGGACATTGTGGGTTACCTTTTAGTCATGAGCAAGACAACAAATTATGGCTAAATCCAGGTGTTATTGGTATGCCTGCTAATGATGGAACGCCACAAGTTTGGTATGCCATTTTAGAAGAAATTAACGGTGAAATGAAATTTACCCATCATACGCTCGACTATAATTACAAGTTAACCAATAGCTTAATGAAAAATGGATTATTGCCAGAAGAATATGCAAGAACCATTATTACAGGAATTTGGGATAACACCGAGATTTTACCAGCTATTGAAAGTGGATTACAAGGTTTTGGACTTAATTTATAA
- a CDS encoding rhodanese-like domain-containing protein — MKTVLLIFISLFTAQIFAQDTLDELLKKHNKNSVPYITVQELAMPKTDAIILDAREPKEFEVSHIKNATLVGYDFFDIKTVTEQYTNKDQKIVVYCSLGIRSETIAKKLKDEGYTNVLNLYGGIFEWKNNDFIVVDSEEKETEQVHTFNEEWSKWLTKGEQVFEVKPTKKNTK, encoded by the coding sequence ATGAAAACAGTATTATTAATTTTTATCAGTCTATTTACAGCACAAATATTTGCTCAAGACACTTTAGATGAGCTTTTAAAAAAACACAATAAAAATAGCGTTCCCTACATTACCGTTCAAGAATTGGCAATGCCAAAAACTGACGCTATTATATTAGACGCAAGAGAACCTAAAGAATTTGAAGTCAGTCACATTAAAAATGCGACGTTAGTTGGCTATGACTTTTTTGACATTAAAACAGTCACAGAACAATACACTAACAAAGATCAAAAAATAGTAGTCTATTGCTCACTTGGAATACGATCAGAAACGATTGCAAAAAAGCTAAAAGACGAAGGTTACACCAATGTACTTAATCTGTATGGTGGCATTTTCGAATGGAAAAACAACGATTTTATTGTAGTAGATTCCGAAGAAAAAGAAACAGAACAAGTCCATACCTTTAATGAAGAGTGGAGTAAATGGTTGACAAAAGGAGAACAAGTATTTGAAGTAAAACCTACAAAAAAGAACACTAAATAA
- a CDS encoding TIGR04282 family arsenosugar biosynthesis glycosyltransferase, with the protein MAHNNLIITFTRNPELGKVKTRLAKTIGNISALAIYKKLLEHTESVLQQIDCDKAVYYSVKIRENDLWNTDIYQKHQQIGDHLGVRMSNAFKTGFNSGYTKIVIVGSDLYDLKPKHINQAFDALDNNDAVIGPAIDGGYYLLGMKQLHPAIFENKSWGTETVFEDTMKDLVKENVFLLEPLNDVDTYEDMSNNQTLKALIEHDKANK; encoded by the coding sequence ATGGCTCATAATAACCTAATAATAACCTTCACCAGAAACCCTGAGTTAGGAAAAGTAAAAACAAGATTAGCTAAGACTATTGGCAATATTTCCGCTTTAGCGATATATAAAAAATTATTAGAGCATACTGAAAGCGTTTTACAACAAATAGACTGTGACAAGGCAGTATATTACTCGGTTAAAATTAGAGAGAACGACCTTTGGAATACTGATATTTACCAAAAACACCAACAAATTGGTGACCACTTAGGTGTAAGAATGTCTAATGCATTTAAAACTGGTTTTAATTCTGGCTATACTAAAATAGTTATTGTTGGTAGCGATTTATATGATCTAAAACCCAAACATATTAATCAAGCTTTTGACGCTTTAGATAATAATGATGCAGTGATTGGACCTGCAATAGATGGTGGCTATTATCTTTTAGGAATGAAACAATTGCATCCAGCAATTTTTGAAAATAAATCTTGGGGAACCGAAACAGTTTTTGAAGACACCATGAAAGATTTAGTTAAGGAAAACGTATTTTTGTTAGAACCATTAAATGATGTTGACACATACGAAGATATGTCCAACAACCAAACCTTAAAAGCCTTAATTGAACATGATAAAGCAAATAAATAA
- a CDS encoding purine-nucleoside phosphorylase, whose translation MIKQINKTVEYLKEKGFDQPEVGIILGTGLGKLTDELEVIQEVSYNHIPNFPTATVEFHKGKLIYGTLAGKKVIVMQGRFHVYEGYSLQDVTYPVRIMEKLGIKTLLVSNASGAINLNFKKGELMLIDDHINLQGSSPLAFKGVAELGERFADMSAPYDLDINAKIKAIAKANNIKLHEGVYASVVGPQLETRAEYRMLKIIGADAVGMSTVPEVIVANHLNLKVAAVSVLTDECDPSNLKPVDIGEIIAMANQAEPDMITLFKGLIEKL comes from the coding sequence ATGATAAAGCAAATAAATAAAACCGTAGAATACCTAAAAGAAAAAGGATTTGATCAACCAGAAGTTGGTATTATTTTAGGTACTGGATTAGGAAAACTAACCGATGAACTTGAAGTTATCCAAGAGGTAAGTTATAATCACATTCCTAATTTCCCTACTGCGACTGTCGAGTTTCATAAAGGAAAATTAATTTACGGAACCTTAGCTGGAAAAAAAGTAATTGTAATGCAAGGTCGTTTTCATGTTTATGAAGGTTACAGCTTACAAGATGTTACTTACCCAGTTAGAATTATGGAAAAATTGGGCATCAAAACACTACTGGTATCTAATGCTTCTGGTGCTATTAATTTAAACTTTAAGAAAGGTGAATTAATGCTTATTGACGATCATATTAACCTACAAGGAAGTTCTCCTTTAGCTTTTAAAGGTGTTGCTGAGCTTGGTGAGCGTTTTGCAGACATGAGTGCGCCTTATGATTTAGACATAAATGCAAAAATTAAAGCTATAGCAAAAGCTAATAATATAAAATTACATGAAGGTGTTTACGCTAGTGTTGTTGGACCACAATTAGAAACTAGAGCAGAATACCGAATGCTTAAAATTATTGGTGCAGATGCAGTAGGCATGAGTACTGTCCCAGAAGTAATTGTAGCTAATCATTTAAATTTAAAGGTAGCTGCAGTGTCAGTTTTAACAGACGAATGCGACCCAAGTAATCTAAAACCTGTAGATATTGGTGAGATTATAGCTATGGCTAATCAAGCAGAACCAGATATGATTACGCTATTTAAAGGGTTGATAGAAAAACTATAA
- a CDS encoding sterol desaturase family protein yields MEKYLEIIKNAYFGYWNYLKHQIIFPNNWDNYFYGLIIISLVIWGLEIVFPWRKKQSIFRKDFWLDTFYMFFNFFLLNLIVLIALSNTAASFFDDILGVVGLSISSFQLFDVDNLPLWLGLFIFFIISDFTQWITHNLLHRFEFLWNFHKVHHSVKEMGFAAHLRYHWMEPVLYKSMLYIPIAIIGGFDAQHVAIVHFFAITVGHLNHANLGWDYGVLKYVFNNPKMHIWHHVKHLPEHTKFGVNFGITLSIWDYIFKTNYIPHDGRDIELGFEGDETFPKDFISQELYPLKK; encoded by the coding sequence ATGGAAAAGTATTTAGAAATAATAAAAAACGCCTACTTTGGCTATTGGAACTATTTAAAACACCAGATTATATTCCCAAATAATTGGGACAACTATTTTTATGGATTAATCATAATATCATTAGTTATTTGGGGTTTAGAAATTGTGTTTCCTTGGCGTAAAAAGCAATCTATTTTCCGTAAGGATTTTTGGTTGGATACGTTTTACATGTTTTTTAATTTCTTTTTACTAAATCTTATTGTATTAATAGCTTTATCTAATACTGCTGCAAGTTTTTTTGATGATATTTTAGGTGTTGTTGGATTATCAATTTCAAGTTTTCAACTGTTTGATGTAGATAATTTACCATTGTGGTTAGGACTATTTATTTTCTTTATAATTTCTGATTTTACACAATGGATAACTCACAATTTATTACATCGTTTTGAGTTTTTATGGAACTTCCATAAAGTACATCACAGTGTTAAAGAAATGGGATTTGCTGCTCATTTACGCTACCATTGGATGGAACCGGTTTTATATAAATCCATGTTATACATACCAATTGCCATAATTGGCGGTTTTGATGCGCAACACGTTGCAATAGTCCACTTTTTTGCAATAACTGTTGGACACTTAAATCATGCTAATTTAGGTTGGGATTATGGTGTTTTAAAATATGTATTTAACAATCCAAAAATGCACATTTGGCATCATGTAAAACACTTGCCAGAACACACAAAGTTTGGTGTTAATTTTGGTATAACGTTAAGTATTTGGGATTATATTTTTAAAACCAATTACATTCCGCATGATGGTCGTGATATCGAGTTAGGTTTTGAAGGCGACGAAACGTTTCCAAAAGATTTTATTAGTCAAGAATTATATCCTTTAAAAAAATGA
- a CDS encoding DUF547 domain-containing protein, whose product MKQLLALALLVLFCACKSTKQTVPNTQIATNTIKKEAIAEIKMDTINKTNDSSYIIKKAKYLITEDVKIAEYDLVDKRQKFISNKKDSIPKNNEFNQILTKTEHSNIHFLWNELLQKHVSANGNVNYKSFKTDYKKLLEYINILAILKSKPEFDSISREEKLAFWINAYNALTIDLIIKNYPVKSIKDIKDPWEQRLWQFGDKWYNLEDIEHKILRKMDEPRIHFAIVCASYSCPKLQNSAFTADNLEQQLTLATQEFLSDTNRNEISENALKLSKIFKWFDKDFEQNGSLIDFLNKYTAITISAKAKISYKDYNWDLND is encoded by the coding sequence ATGAAACAACTTTTAGCCTTAGCATTATTAGTCTTGTTTTGCGCTTGTAAAAGCACAAAACAAACTGTACCAAATACTCAAATAGCAACTAATACAATTAAAAAAGAAGCTATAGCTGAAATTAAAATGGATACTATCAACAAAACAAATGATAGTAGTTACATAATTAAAAAAGCAAAATACTTAATAACTGAAGATGTAAAAATTGCTGAATATGATCTTGTTGATAAACGACAAAAATTTATATCAAACAAAAAAGATTCAATTCCTAAAAATAACGAATTCAATCAGATTCTTACGAAAACAGAGCATTCTAACATTCATTTTTTATGGAATGAATTATTACAAAAACATGTTTCAGCTAACGGAAATGTAAATTATAAATCATTTAAAACAGATTATAAAAAATTACTAGAATACATAAATATTCTCGCGATACTAAAGTCTAAACCTGAATTTGATTCTATTTCCAGAGAAGAAAAACTAGCCTTTTGGATCAACGCTTATAATGCTTTAACAATAGATTTAATTATAAAAAATTATCCTGTAAAAAGCATAAAAGACATTAAAGACCCTTGGGAACAACGCTTATGGCAATTTGGTGACAAATGGTATAATCTTGAAGATATAGAGCATAAAATACTACGTAAAATGGACGAACCACGCATACATTTTGCTATTGTTTGCGCCTCTTACTCTTGCCCTAAATTACAAAACTCTGCATTTACAGCAGATAATTTAGAACAACAATTAACCTTGGCTACTCAAGAGTTTTTAAGTGATACAAACCGAAATGAAATCTCTGAAAACGCTTTAAAATTATCAAAAATATTTAAATGGTTTGATAAGGATTTTGAGCAAAACGGAAGTTTGATTGACTTTTTAAACAAGTACACAGCTATAACTATTTCAGCGAAAGCTAAAATTAGCTACAAAGATTACAACTGGGACTTAAATGACTAA
- a CDS encoding TIGR04283 family arsenosugar biosynthesis glycosyltransferase, producing the protein MISIIIPVLNEAKHITEVLYHLIDNASLNTIQEIIVVDGGSTDNTVSVIQALGLNIKVLHSEKGRAKQMNLGAKASKGDILYFLHADSFPPNRYDQLILDEIKKGNNAGCFRLQFDSNHWWLRFTSWLTQFSWRASRGGDQSQFITKALFNDIGGYDENYIIYEDNILINELYKRKEFVVINQKLKTSARLYQKHGVWTLQYHYLVIYIKKWFGASAKELHNYYLNKICKR; encoded by the coding sequence ATGATAAGTATTATTATTCCGGTTTTAAACGAAGCTAAACATATTACAGAGGTATTGTATCATTTAATTGACAATGCCTCATTAAACACCATCCAAGAGATTATAGTTGTGGATGGTGGCAGTACTGATAATACTGTTTCAGTTATCCAAGCATTAGGTTTAAATATTAAAGTTTTACATTCTGAAAAAGGTCGTGCTAAACAAATGAATCTTGGTGCCAAAGCTTCAAAAGGAGATATCCTTTATTTTTTACACGCAGATTCTTTTCCGCCTAACAGATATGACCAATTAATTTTAGATGAAATTAAAAAAGGTAATAATGCAGGTTGTTTTAGATTACAATTTGATAGTAACCATTGGTGGTTACGTTTTACTAGTTGGTTAACTCAGTTTTCTTGGCGAGCAAGTCGTGGTGGTGATCAAAGTCAGTTTATAACCAAAGCGTTATTTAATGATATTGGAGGTTACGACGAAAATTATATTATTTACGAAGACAATATTTTAATTAACGAACTATATAAACGTAAAGAATTTGTTGTGATTAATCAAAAACTTAAAACCTCAGCTAGGTTATATCAAAAACATGGTGTTTGGACACTACAATATCATTACTTAGTCATTTATATAAAAAAATGGTTTGGTGCTTCTGCAAAAGAGTTGCATAATTATTATTTAAATAAAATCTGTAAGCGTTAA
- a CDS encoding metallophosphoesterase family protein: MTLNRNFVIGDIHGGLKGLKQLLERIGLTEDDSFIFLGDYVDGWSESAQVIQFLIEFSKQYNCIFIKGNHDVWCEQWLEDKTVNQAWFVNGGEGTIASYNPFSDEDKAIHLQFFKQMKLYHLNTNNQLFLHAGFTSMHGVENEVHPETLYFDRTLWEMAVTMDKRVKKDSVLYPKRLKHYHEIYIGHTPTIRFNFDQPMQAINVWNIDTGAAFTGKVSDVNIDDKTVFQSDNLPKLYPNETGRNSTSYNSSK, from the coding sequence ATGACATTAAACAGAAACTTTGTAATTGGTGATATTCATGGAGGACTAAAAGGGTTAAAGCAATTGTTAGAGCGTATTGGTTTGACTGAAGATGATAGTTTTATTTTTCTAGGAGATTATGTAGATGGTTGGAGCGAATCTGCACAGGTTATACAGTTTTTAATTGAGTTTTCTAAGCAATACAATTGTATTTTTATAAAAGGAAATCATGATGTTTGGTGTGAACAATGGTTAGAAGATAAAACCGTAAATCAAGCTTGGTTTGTTAATGGAGGCGAAGGTACAATAGCAAGTTATAATCCGTTTTCAGACGAAGACAAAGCCATACATTTACAGTTTTTTAAGCAAATGAAATTGTATCATCTTAACACTAATAATCAACTGTTTTTACATGCTGGATTTACATCAATGCATGGCGTAGAGAATGAAGTGCATCCTGAGACTTTATATTTTGACAGAACCCTTTGGGAAATGGCAGTAACTATGGATAAAAGAGTGAAAAAAGACTCTGTATTATATCCTAAACGTTTAAAACACTATCACGAAATTTATATAGGTCATACACCAACGATTAGGTTTAACTTCGATCAACCTATGCAAGCCATTAATGTATGGAATATTGATACAGGAGCTGCATTTACTGGTAAAGTTTCAGATGTAAATATTGATGACAAAACCGTTTTTCAAAGCGATAATTTGCCTAAGCTATATCCAAACGAAACAGGACGAAATAGTACGTCTTATAATTCTTCTAAATAA
- a CDS encoding POTRA domain-containing protein — MKYLLFVLTFFGVTIAQSQNITDLKIQGNKKLKSSFVKKVANAKPGAVLDSIQLDEDIKLLKRLPSVSHAYYQVFPSENGDYNVFYNIEENFTIIPSFNVYTSNDGEFAYRLGVYEFNLLGQNMIFGGFYQKDIFSSYGINFRAPYLFSRQFGLAINHQDLQTLEPVFFDNTTSDYRYRNKSFEVLGLYQPNFNNRFEFGINSFLEEYEYQSGATNPDVPQVLSVNKLLYKAIYEYNNLDYNYQYVSGFKSQLNVQYVTSTSDDLPEFLIGWNDFNYYKRVGQRGNWATRVRLGLSSNDETPFAPFSVDNNLNIRGVGNTIDRGTGAVVINTEYRHTLYEKGWFALQGNAFVDAGSWRNPGGDLGDFGDADNLRVFPGVGLRFIHKSIFNAIFRIDYGYGISEKDGQGLVFGIGQYF; from the coding sequence ATGAAGTATTTATTATTTGTTTTAACCTTTTTTGGAGTTACAATTGCGCAATCGCAAAACATTACTGATTTAAAAATACAAGGCAATAAAAAGCTAAAATCTAGTTTTGTCAAAAAAGTAGCTAATGCTAAGCCTGGTGCAGTTTTAGATAGTATCCAGTTGGACGAAGATATTAAGTTGTTAAAACGATTACCTTCAGTTTCTCATGCGTATTATCAAGTGTTTCCTTCGGAAAATGGAGATTATAATGTATTTTATAATATCGAAGAAAATTTTACAATAATACCTTCTTTTAATGTGTATACTTCAAATGATGGCGAGTTTGCTTATAGACTTGGAGTGTATGAGTTTAATCTTTTAGGTCAAAATATGATTTTTGGTGGATTTTATCAAAAAGACATATTCAGTTCTTATGGTATAAATTTTAGAGCACCTTATTTGTTTAGTCGTCAGTTTGGTTTGGCAATTAATCATCAGGATTTACAAACCTTAGAACCTGTTTTTTTTGATAATACCACTTCAGATTATAGATACAGAAATAAATCTTTTGAAGTTTTAGGATTGTATCAGCCTAACTTTAATAACCGTTTTGAGTTTGGTATTAATTCTTTTTTAGAAGAATATGAATATCAGTCAGGAGCAACAAATCCTGATGTTCCTCAAGTATTAAGTGTTAATAAATTACTGTATAAAGCCATCTACGAATACAATAATCTAGATTACAATTACCAATACGTTTCGGGTTTTAAAAGTCAATTAAATGTACAATATGTAACGTCTACTAGTGATGATTTACCTGAATTTTTAATTGGATGGAATGATTTTAATTATTACAAAAGAGTAGGGCAAAGAGGGAATTGGGCAACACGTGTTAGATTAGGTTTATCCAGTAATGACGAGACCCCTTTTGCACCATTTTCAGTGGATAATAATTTAAATATTAGAGGTGTTGGTAATACGATTGATAGAGGTACAGGAGCAGTCGTTATAAACACGGAGTATAGACACACGTTATATGAAAAAGGTTGGTTTGCACTACAGGGTAATGCGTTTGTAGATGCAGGAAGTTGGCGAAATCCTGGTGGAGATTTAGGTGATTTTGGTGATGCTGATAACTTACGAGTGTTTCCTGGTGTAGGCTTGCGTTTTATACACAAATCTATTTTTAATGCTATTTTTAGAATAGATTATGGTTACGGAATTTCAGAAAAGGATGGTCAAGGCTTGGTCTTTGGTATCGGTCAATATTTTTAA
- a CDS encoding glycoside hydrolase family 113, translated as MRFIQLLLIAILLQSCTAQDKKINGVSFVAHRDSITQQNINPLLNVNANYAAIMPFGVIKDLAHPEVSYGAERQWFGETKIGGKQYVNALKKDNIKIMLKPQLWVWHGEFTGFITMKTEADWKILEETYTKYILDFAQVAQDTKAEIFCIGTELENFVEQRPDYWINLITKVRAIYKGKLTYAANWNEYTKTPFWEQLDYIGIDAYFPVSDSKTPTVEECLKGWIKHKKTIVEFTEKYNKPILFTEFGYRSVDYAGKAPWTVDRIEEKVNLEAQVNTTKALFEAFWKEDWFAGGFVWKWFINHDKVGGVDNNRFTPQNKPAETLIKEHYKVN; from the coding sequence ATGCGCTTTATTCAGCTTTTACTTATTGCAATTTTACTTCAATCTTGTACAGCACAAGACAAAAAAATAAACGGAGTAAGTTTTGTGGCGCACAGAGATAGTATTACTCAGCAAAATATCAATCCACTTTTAAATGTTAATGCCAATTATGCTGCCATTATGCCTTTTGGTGTTATTAAAGATTTAGCTCATCCTGAGGTTAGTTATGGAGCCGAAAGACAATGGTTTGGTGAGACTAAAATAGGTGGCAAACAGTATGTAAATGCCTTAAAAAAAGATAACATTAAAATCATGCTTAAACCGCAACTTTGGGTTTGGCATGGCGAGTTTACTGGTTTTATAACAATGAAAACCGAAGCGGATTGGAAAATCTTAGAAGAAACTTACACTAAATATATTCTAGATTTTGCTCAAGTGGCTCAAGATACAAAAGCAGAAATTTTTTGTATTGGTACAGAATTAGAGAACTTTGTGGAACAGCGACCAGACTATTGGATTAATTTAATTACTAAGGTCAGAGCTATTTATAAAGGTAAATTAACTTACGCAGCTAATTGGAATGAGTACACAAAAACACCTTTCTGGGAACAATTAGATTATATTGGTATTGATGCCTATTTTCCGGTTAGTGATAGTAAAACACCTACTGTAGAAGAGTGTTTAAAGGGCTGGATAAAGCATAAAAAAACAATAGTAGAGTTTACTGAAAAATATAATAAACCAATTTTGTTTACCGAGTTTGGTTACCGTAGTGTAGATTATGCAGGTAAAGCACCATGGACTGTAGATAGAATTGAAGAAAAAGTAAATCTAGAGGCACAGGTTAATACTACCAAAGCTTTATTTGAAGCTTTCTGGAAAGAAGACTGGTTTGCAGGAGGTTTTGTCTGGAAATGGTTTATAAATCATGACAAAGTTGGAGGTGTGGATAATAACCGTTTTACACCACAAAATAAACCTGCAGAAACCCTTATTAAAGAACATTATAAAGTAAATTAA
- a CDS encoding transporter translates to MKKLTLLLLAITTSITGFSQDDDTSGSNIQTYTPSKLLSQGQWDIKFFNNLYTQTESTFTSSTEARETYFTSTVDVFTGISANNRFNVGLLLEFRSNVIGDRDALDVFKFDGETNTARSGFTSFAPAVKFNPIKSVSNFTIQTAFHIPLVDNESENGVFLDQKGFTFQNRFFYDYNFNSKWQLFTELNTEYHFGKKEDSFANNSLSLTPGLFLSYFPSSKFTVLGLVQHSQRIDTGNDFEQDFTAVGGGAKYQISDVLNIETLYSKFVRGSNTGLGQSFNIGLRALF, encoded by the coding sequence ATGAAAAAACTAACTTTACTACTATTAGCTATTACAACCTCAATAACTGGTTTTTCTCAAGATGATGACACTTCAGGAAGTAACATTCAAACCTACACACCTTCTAAATTATTAAGCCAAGGACAATGGGATATTAAATTTTTTAATAACCTATATACGCAAACAGAAAGTACGTTTACATCAAGTACAGAAGCTAGAGAGACTTATTTTACTTCAACCGTAGATGTGTTTACAGGTATTAGTGCTAACAACCGCTTTAATGTTGGTTTATTATTAGAGTTTAGGTCTAATGTTATTGGAGATCGTGATGCTTTAGATGTATTTAAATTTGATGGCGAAACAAATACTGCACGTTCTGGTTTTACCTCTTTTGCGCCTGCCGTTAAATTTAATCCTATTAAAAGTGTTAGTAATTTTACTATCCAGACCGCGTTTCATATTCCTTTAGTAGATAACGAAAGTGAAAACGGAGTGTTTTTAGACCAAAAAGGGTTTACGTTTCAAAATCGTTTTTTTTATGATTATAATTTTAACTCTAAATGGCAATTATTTACAGAGCTTAATACAGAATATCACTTTGGTAAAAAAGAAGATAGTTTTGCTAATAACAGTTTAAGCTTAACACCAGGTTTGTTTTTAAGTTATTTCCCGAGTTCTAAATTTACCGTTTTAGGATTAGTACAACACTCACAACGTATAGATACAGGTAATGATTTTGAACAAGATTTTACTGCAGTTGGAGGAGGAGCAAAATACCAAATTAGTGATGTGTTAAATATTGAAACTTTATACTCTAAATTTGTTAGAGGAAGCAATACTGGTTTAGGACAATCTTTTAATATTGGTTTAAGAGCCTTGTTTTAA
- a CDS encoding DUF547 domain-containing protein produces the protein MIKNSLIIVLVVSGLFSAKAQTLNDFFTQTDAFLKSYVVKGKVDYIAVKENVVSLNTILTIADHIIVDQTDAKNYQAFWINAYNLSVIKGIVDNYPIASPLDKAGFFDKTTYSLAGQKVTLNTIENELLRAKFNDARFHFVLVCGANGCPPLIAKAYLSKTLDAQLEQQTKLALNGDYFVKVDDKKKTVEASEIMKWYNEDFVQNGMTEIEFINKYRTNTIPENYKLKYFSYNWKLNKQ, from the coding sequence ATGATTAAAAATAGCCTAATAATAGTCCTTGTTGTCAGCGGATTATTTTCCGCGAAAGCGCAAACCCTTAACGACTTTTTTACACAAACAGACGCCTTTTTAAAATCCTACGTGGTTAAAGGTAAAGTAGATTATATAGCAGTTAAGGAAAACGTGGTTAGTTTAAACACAATTTTAACTATTGCAGATCATATTATTGTAGACCAAACAGATGCTAAAAACTATCAAGCTTTTTGGATTAATGCTTATAATTTGTCTGTTATTAAAGGGATTGTTGATAATTATCCGATAGCTTCACCATTGGATAAAGCTGGTTTTTTTGATAAAACAACGTACAGTTTAGCAGGACAAAAGGTGACATTAAACACCATTGAAAATGAATTGTTAAGAGCCAAGTTTAATGATGCAAGATTTCATTTTGTACTTGTTTGTGGTGCCAATGGTTGTCCGCCTTTAATTGCTAAAGCTTATTTGTCAAAAACACTTGATGCGCAATTAGAGCAGCAAACAAAATTAGCGTTAAATGGTGATTATTTTGTGAAAGTTGATGATAAAAAGAAAACGGTTGAAGCTTCTGAAATCATGAAATGGTACAATGAAGATTTTGTGCAAAACGGTATGACTGAAATTGAATTTATAAATAAATACAGAACTAATACAATACCTGAAAATTATAAGTTAAAGTACTTTTCTTATAACTGGAAACTTAACAAACAATAA